A DNA window from Pseudodesulfovibrio thermohalotolerans contains the following coding sequences:
- a CDS encoding cobyrinate a,c-diamide synthase codes for MSAVKAFVIAGTHSGCGKTSISLGLMASLARRGVRVQPFKSGPDFIDPGHHSLACALDGAPVPSHNLDGWMLDEAVNFDIFNRYAADSDVAIIEGGMGLFDGISGTGEAGSTAQLAKILGLPVILVVDARSMARSAAALVAGYADFDPEVTIAGVIFNRVGSASHAELLREAMTLVPDVPVLGVLGRDESIATPSRHLGLVTPEQDAPDLSRYQRLADWVETGLDPDALLARLPDIVAVPPFEPVPQLPRVTIGLARDNAFCFYYEENLRLLREAGARLVEFSPLADARLPEHLDGLYLGGGYPELYAFELGQNTRMRRDIKEFCESGRPVYAECGGFMLLMNDIVTGRGRYAMTGVYPVRAEMNERFRALGYREIATREATVLGPAGIVARGHEFHYSSLQEDGASDSLRPVYSMSGRKGPIDAPEGFVTQNTLGSYVHLHFGSNPEIARSFVRACIEVGRDL; via the coding sequence ATGAGCGCGGTCAAAGCTTTTGTCATCGCCGGAACGCACAGCGGGTGCGGCAAGACTTCCATTTCCCTGGGGCTTATGGCCTCCTTGGCCCGTCGCGGCGTCAGGGTGCAGCCCTTCAAGAGCGGCCCGGACTTCATCGATCCCGGCCACCACTCCCTGGCCTGCGCGTTGGACGGCGCGCCCGTTCCCAGCCACAATCTCGACGGCTGGATGCTCGACGAGGCCGTCAACTTCGACATCTTCAACCGCTACGCGGCGGACAGCGACGTGGCCATCATCGAAGGGGGCATGGGCCTGTTCGACGGCATTTCCGGCACGGGCGAAGCCGGGTCCACGGCCCAGTTGGCCAAGATTCTCGGCCTGCCCGTCATCCTGGTGGTGGACGCCCGGTCCATGGCCCGGTCCGCCGCCGCCCTGGTGGCCGGATACGCGGACTTCGACCCCGAGGTGACCATCGCCGGGGTTATCTTCAACCGCGTGGGCAGCGCGTCCCATGCGGAATTGCTGCGCGAGGCCATGACTTTGGTGCCGGATGTGCCGGTGCTCGGCGTGCTTGGCCGCGACGAGTCCATCGCCACCCCCTCGCGCCATCTCGGCCTCGTCACCCCGGAGCAGGACGCCCCGGACCTGTCGCGATACCAGCGGCTGGCCGACTGGGTGGAGACAGGGCTGGACCCCGACGCGCTTCTGGCCCGGCTGCCCGACATCGTGGCCGTGCCCCCGTTCGAGCCCGTGCCCCAACTCCCCAGGGTGACCATCGGGCTGGCCCGGGACAACGCATTTTGTTTCTATTACGAGGAAAATCTCCGTCTCCTTCGCGAGGCCGGAGCCAGGCTGGTGGAGTTTTCTCCCCTCGCCGACGCGCGTCTTCCCGAGCACCTGGACGGCCTGTATCTGGGCGGTGGCTACCCGGAACTTTACGCCTTCGAACTCGGCCAGAACACGCGTATGCGTCGCGACATCAAGGAGTTCTGCGAGTCCGGCCGACCTGTCTACGCAGAGTGCGGCGGGTTCATGCTGCTCATGAACGACATCGTCACCGGGCGGGGCCGCTACGCCATGACCGGCGTTTATCCTGTGCGCGCGGAGATGAACGAGAGATTCCGCGCCCTGGGGTACCGTGAAATCGCCACCCGCGAGGCCACTGTCCTCGGTCCCGCGGGCATTGTCGCTCGTGGGCACGAGTTCCACTATTCGTCCCTCCAGGAAGACGGCGCGTCCGACTCCCTGCGTCCGGTCTACTCCATGTCCGGCCGCAAGGGGCCCATCGACGCTCCCGAAGGGTTCGTCACCCAAAACACCCTCGGCTCCTATGTTCATCTCCATTTCGGCTCCAACCCGGAGATCGCGCGCTCCTTCGTGCGGGCGTGCATCGAAGTCGGCAGGGATTTGTGA
- a CDS encoding tetratricopeptide repeat protein → MMSEQGLIEGVFSIERTTRIGTGTTSRRVGQSALYYARETENGNVELQGLNSRNVPFGPVEVITRDELLADYLPVPQLFKEVFGNLRAVQKSVARGDKYRKRGETFTAEYEYANALNLDELNVRANFGIGLCLLARDEEEKAKKVFDRILGLDTAFSDDYKHLFNEYGIALRKKRLFGQAVDYYRRALELAGDDENLWYNLARAQFERQDWAACAEAAAKCLELAPGHEEGRRMMDHLVKKGLI, encoded by the coding sequence CGAACAAGGACTGATCGAAGGCGTCTTCTCCATCGAACGCACGACCCGGATCGGCACGGGGACCACTTCCCGGCGGGTTGGGCAGAGCGCGTTGTATTACGCCAGGGAAACGGAGAACGGCAATGTCGAGCTTCAGGGCCTGAACAGCCGGAATGTGCCCTTCGGGCCGGTCGAGGTCATCACCAGGGATGAGCTGCTGGCCGACTATCTGCCCGTGCCGCAACTTTTCAAGGAAGTGTTCGGCAATCTCCGCGCGGTGCAGAAATCCGTGGCCCGCGGCGACAAGTACCGCAAGCGGGGCGAAACGTTCACCGCCGAGTACGAGTACGCCAACGCCTTGAACCTGGACGAACTGAACGTGCGCGCGAATTTCGGCATCGGCCTGTGCCTTCTGGCCCGGGACGAGGAGGAAAAGGCCAAGAAGGTCTTCGACCGCATCCTCGGCCTGGATACCGCCTTTTCCGACGACTACAAGCATCTCTTCAACGAGTATGGCATAGCCCTGCGCAAGAAGCGGCTCTTCGGCCAGGCCGTCGACTACTACCGGCGCGCCCTGGAACTTGCCGGAGACGACGAGAACCTCTGGTACAACCTGGCCCGCGCCCAGTTCGAACGGCAGGACTGGGCCGCCTGCGCCGAGGCCGCGGCCAAGTGCCTGGAGCTGGCCCCCGGCCACGAGGAAGGCCGCCGGATGATGGACCATCTCGTCAAGAAAGGTTTGATCTAG